The genomic region CGGCTCAACGCTGAGCATTTCCTGATTTCCGCCTTCTTTGACATCAAAATTTTCCGAAATCACGTCAATTACCAAATCTCTTTCTTTGGCGGTCAATGTCTGTTCACTTGCAATATCCAGCCTGAGCATGTAAATTGTCTCATTTTCCGAAGCGGGATTATTGGTCTTCTGAGTCTGAGCGGTTACAGACTTTCCCAGCGCCTTTTCCACCAAATCTTCCGCCAGGTTTGGATCAACTTCGCTGTTTGTTTCTATCATTATTCTTGTACCACCACTGAACTCAATATCCAAATCAATTCCGTTGATAAAGTAAAATATAATACCAACAGCTATAACAGCCAGGGATATTAGGAAAAACTTTTTTTGGTGCTTTACTACGTTTATCTGTTTCATTTCATTTACCTCCGGTTATTTTACTCCATACAGCCATTTGTTTTTGAAAGCGCCGATTCCTGACACTCCTTCAAGCATTAATTTTGTTGCGGTTACAGCCGTTAAGAAGCTTATTGCCACACCAATACCAAGTGTCAATGCAAATCCCTTTATGGGACCTGACCCCAGCGCATACAAAACAACGGCAGATATCAGAGTAGTAACGTTAGAGTCCAAAACCGCGGCAAATGCACGGTGGAATCCCTGATCTATCGCTGATCTCAATGTTTTTCCCGCTCTTAATTCTTCCTTAATCCTTTCATAAATAACACAGTTGGCATCCACGCCCATACCAATGGAAAGAATAATACCGCCTATACCGGGCAAAGTAATGGAGATTCCGGTCCATGCAACCGACAATATCGTCAAAACCGCAAGCCCAAACAAGGCTATGCTTGCAATTACACCCGGGAGCCTGTATACCAGAATCATAAAAAGGCATACAAGCAAAAAACCTATTATTCCGGCTTTGACTGCAACATTCATCGCCCCTTCGCCGAGCTGAGGGCTTATTGAATCCACCTTTGTTGCAACCAGCCTGAACGGAAGCGCTCCGGAACGTATTGTCGCGGCAAGCTCTGCGGCTTCTTCCGCATTGGCCATTCCGGTTATGATGGCTTTTCCGCCTTCAATCTTCTGATTTACAATAGGAGCTGAAATCAGCTGATCATCCATAAATATGGCTATTGGCTTTCCAACCAGCCGCCCTGTTGCTTCGGCGAAAGCTTCGGAACCTGATTCATCCAGTTCAAGGGCAACGACCCAGCTACCCTGTTCCTGGTACGGCGCTGCGTTTGCATCTTTTACCTGATTTCCCTGAATAATTATTTTACCGGTGGGTAAATAAATTCCGTTTTCGTCAACCTTATCCTCATCAACTTCCTGGAATGTTAAAAGAGCGGTTTTTCCAAGTTCATTAAGCTGATCCTGCGGGTTAAAGTTTGTTTCCCCCGCTGCCCATGGAATTTCAATAATTATACGATCATTAACGCTGTCTATGTTTATGCTGCGGTCAAATATGTTTTTTGCGTCAAGTCTTTTTCCAAGAATTGTTTTCGCAGATTCCAGTCCCTTATCGATTTCGTCGTCGGTAAGTGAAGACTTGTCAATATCCGGTTCCAGTACTGCATATATTCCTCCGCGGATATCTATTCCGGTGCGGATATTGTTCTTCTTCACCTCGTTGTAAGCCAGAAATGCGCATACTGTAATCACAAGAATAACCGAAACCAGCTTCAGTATGCCGTATTTTTGCATGCTATACTCCTCCTTTGTCAGACGCCGCTCATGTTATTATAAATCCTGTCAGGTTCTTTGGTCAACAAAAGATTTCAGACCCATCGCCGGCAACCCAATTCAGAAAAATCCGTAAAGATTAAATTGCTGCAAATTTTACAGGCTATCCTACCAACTCCTGTGCTTTGAGCCACAAGGCACATTCAATTCTTTTTCTCTCCAGTTCACAGCCTATTTCATAAACATCAAACAAGTCTTTGCGGAAACTCCAAGCATTTGCCGCGCACCCGCCGCTGCAGTAGAATTTTGCCCAGCAGTTTCTGCATTTTTTCTTCGTATAAACGGTTATCTCCCTGAAAGTATCCACTATTTCCCGTTTTGTAATGCCGGTAAAAACATTTCCGAGTTTAAACTGCTCATACCCTGCGAACTGATGGCACGGATACAGGTCACCATTCGGCGTGACCGCAAGGTACTCCGTTCCAGAGCCGCATCCTCTGAGCCGCTTTGCCACACAAGGCCCTCCCTCAAGGTCCAGCATGAAGTGAAAAAAGTTTACCTTTCTTCCCTGTTTTCTTAATTCCGATAACCTTAATGCCAGCCTTTCATATTCGGAGAATATTTTCGGCAGATGTTCCTTCCTGATTTCAAGCCCTGAACCGTCGGGAAGCACCACCGGTTCTATTGACAACTGATCAAACCCCAGATCGGCCATATGCATGACATCTTCTGAAAAATCAAGATTATTTTGCGTAAACGTCCCGCGAATAT from Thermoclostridium stercorarium subsp. stercorarium DSM 8532 harbors:
- the secD gene encoding protein translocase subunit SecD codes for the protein MQKYGILKLVSVILVITVCAFLAYNEVKKNNIRTGIDIRGGIYAVLEPDIDKSSLTDDEIDKGLESAKTILGKRLDAKNIFDRSINIDSVNDRIIIEIPWAAGETNFNPQDQLNELGKTALLTFQEVDEDKVDENGIYLPTGKIIIQGNQVKDANAAPYQEQGSWVVALELDESGSEAFAEATGRLVGKPIAIFMDDQLISAPIVNQKIEGGKAIITGMANAEEAAELAATIRSGALPFRLVATKVDSISPQLGEGAMNVAVKAGIIGFLLVCLFMILVYRLPGVIASIALFGLAVLTILSVAWTGISITLPGIGGIILSIGMGVDANCVIYERIKEELRAGKTLRSAIDQGFHRAFAAVLDSNVTTLISAVVLYALGSGPIKGFALTLGIGVAISFLTAVTATKLMLEGVSGIGAFKNKWLYGVK